In Diabrotica undecimpunctata isolate CICGRU chromosome 4, icDiaUnde3, whole genome shotgun sequence, a single genomic region encodes these proteins:
- the LOC140439149 gene encoding uncharacterized protein, producing the protein MPWKWLSVIKNPNLDMMNSWTVFKTKRICHRHFEDKFVSSWSHKLYKNAIPSLHLYDSSSNLHIRSISMLSVEANVNEIESPSTSRDAQSTHMFQSFEIPHCIAKHNDAQLPNEEILIQTDESVALKNITPLKILQQCNISRGTITTKKKKLYGALKQLHHKYSLERNICSIVSYLSP; encoded by the exons ATGCCTTGGAAGTGGCTTAGTGTTATAAAAAATCCTAATTTAGATATGATGAATTCCTggacagtttttaaaacaaaacgaatcTGCCACAGACACTTTGAAGATAAGTTTGTTTCTTCATGGAGCCATAAATTGTATAAAAATGCAATTCCTAGCTTACATTTGTATG ATTCTTCTTCCAATTTACATATCAGAAGTATTTCAATGTTGAGTGTGGAAGCAAATGTAAACGAAA ttgAGAGTCCTTCAACAAGTAGAGATGCACAATCTACACACATGtttcaatcatttgagataccCCATTGTA ttgcCAAACACAATGATGCACAGTTACCAAACGAAGAAATTTTAATACAAACTGATGAGA GTGTTGCCCTTAAGAATATCACACCactgaaaatattgcagcagTGTAATATATCAAGAGGTACAATTAccactaaaaagaaaaaattatatggaGCATTAAAACAATTACACCACAAATACTCTTTGGAAAGAAATATCTGTTCCATAGTATCCTATTTATCTCCATAA